In Amphiura filiformis chromosome 2, Afil_fr2py, whole genome shotgun sequence, one DNA window encodes the following:
- the LOC140135732 gene encoding uncharacterized protein, giving the protein MIIGLHMHGITQTREKPHRCRYCNKSFGKMAHKKEHEMIHTGDKPHRCSYCNKSFSQMGNKKEHEMVHTGEKPHQCSYCKKSFSRLQDMKTHEMIHTGEKPYQCNYCRKSFSQLVHKKEHEMIHTGEKPHQCSYCNKSFRQLGQKRHHEQIHKGEKPHQCRYCIKSFSQSGHKKVHEMIHTGEKPHKCSYCGKCFITKGDTELHEMTHTGEKPHKCSYCKKSFSRLAHKKGHEMIHTGEKPHKCSYCNKSFITKREKKIHEMIHTGDKPHECSYCKKSFSLLAYKKQHEMIHTGEKPHQCSYCGKSFSQLGHKKEHEMIHTGEKLYKCSYCGKSFSLLGNKKKHEMIHTGEKPH; this is encoded by the coding sequence ATGATTATTGGACTTCATATGCATGGAATAACACAAACCCGAGAGAAACCACATAGATGTAGatactgcaacaaatcattcgggaaaatggcacacaagaaagaacatgaaatgattcatacggGAGATAAACCTCATCGATGTAGCTATTGCAATAAATCATTCAGTCAAATGGGAAAtaagaaagaacatgaaatggttcatacaggagagaaacctcatcaatgtagttATTGCAAGAAATCATTCAGTCGATTACAAGACATGAAgacacatgaaatgattcatacaggagagaaaccttatcaatgtaaCTATTGCAGAAAGTCATTCAGCCAATTGGTACATAAGAAGGAACATGAAATgatccatacaggagagaaacctcatcaatgtagctattgcaacaaatcattcaggcAATTGGGACAAAAGAGACACCATGAACAGATTCATAAGGGAgaaaaacctcatcaatgtagataCTGCATCAAGTCATTTAGCCAATCGGGACATAAGAAAGTACacgaaatgattcatacaggagagaaacctcataaatgtagctactgcggTAAATGTTTCATCACAAAAGGTGACACTGAATTACACGAAATgactcatacaggagagaaacctcataaatgtagctactgcaagaAATCATTCAGCCGATTGGCACACAAGAAaggacatgaaatgattcatacggGAGAGAAACcccataaatgtagctactgcaataaATCTTTCATCACAAAACGCGAAAAGAAGatacatgaaatgatacatacagGAGATAAACCTCATGAATGTAGCTATTGCAAGAAATCATTCAGTTTACTGGCCTACaaaaaacaacatgaaatgattcatacaggagagaaacctcatcaatgtagctattgcggTAAGTCATTCAGCCAACTGGGACACAAGAAAGAACacgaaatgattcatacaggagagaaactgTATAAATGTAGCTATTGCGGTAAGTCATTCAGTCTTTTGGGAAACAAGAAAaagcatgaaatgattcatacggGTGAGAAACCGCATTAA
- the LOC140171358 gene encoding uncharacterized protein, whose amino-acid sequence MRKFPRSLRKTQSFALKPKNNEDLRKVSTLDAASSSLIDFGNSRDVISPSEEDLLELLHKNYIYRRTSRDGTVNLVDLPDEILLRIVSFVNPLGETFVNLKHTCRRLRAITDDVSLYPHRHLRIPPYALFSFNTLQVILDVSRNTLSSLDVSDCEDVNDYNLFRLVSNIGNLVKLNISGCKQLTNAALRVIGNHTTALQWIDFSRCPLITCAGVQQLFQCLGRTLQHVNMSNCLGIRKDPHKLTAISRYFASLRHLSVGWSRDLVKLNPLLDMDLDRLTRGCTDLTYLDISYSHSTNTSMATITSNCPNLETLLAKQCFVQDNGLKSIGQGLPRLKRLDLTDCWYVTDKGLESIAFGCTQLEIVVLTRCYEIRGNGVVVLASHCKKMTSLILRQCFRVDDQALQYVGLSNPKLRYLDVSFNMNITMDTVRLIRRRRPLVRLVTEGCPGVSFFGSKSRFRFYQVDLNKNLSPTPSGVFKFRETAV is encoded by the exons ATGCGAAAATTCCCGAGGAGTCTCAGGAAGACACAATCTTTTGCACTCAAGCCGAAAAACAACGAAGATTTACGAAAAGTCTCGACACTTGATGCCGCTAGTTCAAGCCTGATTGACTTTGGAAACTCACGTGACGTCATCAGTCCTTCAGAAGAAGATCTTTTGGAACTGCTTCATAAAA ATTACATTTATCGCCGTACATCACGTGATGGCACGGTCAATCTGGTGGACCTACCAGACGAGATCCTCCTGCGCATCGTCAGCTTTGTCAACCCGCTGGGCGAGACTTTCGTGAATCTGAAGCACACCTGTCGTCGCCTGCGTGCCATCACTGACGACGTCTCCCTCTATCCTCACCGTCATCTCCGCATACCTCCCTACGCTCTGTTCTCGTTCAACACCCTTCAGGTGATATTGGACGTCTCCAGGAATACATTGTCGTCTCTGGATGTATCGGATTGTGAAGACGTGAATGACTACAACTTGTTTAGATTGGTGTCCAATATCGGCAATTTAGTGAAACTGAACATCAGCGGGTGTAAGCAACTCACCAACGCCGCTCTCAGAGTAATCGGGAACCACACTACCGCTCTACAGTGGATCGATTTCAGCAGATGCCCGCTGATAACCTGCGCTGGTGTGCAGCAGCTTTTTCAATGTCTCGGAAGAACCTTGCAGCATGTTAACATGAGCAACTGTCTCGGGATTCGCAAGGATCCGCACAAGCTAACGGCGATTAGCCGGTACTTTGCGTCGCTTCGACATCTCTCTGTAGGCTGGTCGCGCGATCTGGTGAAGCTTAATCCGCTATTGGATATGGATTTGGATCGCTTGACCAGAGGCTGCACAGACCTGACCTACTTAGACATTAGTTATAGCCATTCCACCAATACAAGCATGGCAACAATCACATCAAACTGCCCAAATCTAGAGACACTCTTAGCCAAGCAGTGTTTTGTACAAGATAATGGGTTGAAGTCGATCGGGCAAGGGTTGCCACGTCTGAAGCGGCTCGATCTTACCGATTGCTGGTATGTCACCGATAAAGGTCTTGAATCGATCGCCTTCGGTTGTACACAACTAGAAATCGTCGTCCTGACGAGGTGTTATGAAATCCGCGGCAACGGCGTGGTAGTCCTGGCGAGCCATTGCAAGAAGATGACCTCGCTTATCCTTCGGCAGTGCTTCCGGGTCGACGACCAGGCTTTGCAATACGTGGGCCTTAGCAATCCAAAATTGCGATATCTAGACGTGAGTTTCAACATGAACATCACCATGGACACTGTAAGACTGATCAGACGAAGAAGGCCCCTGGTTCGACTCGTGACGGAAGGATGTCCGGGAGTGTCTTTCTTCGGGTCCAAATCTAGGTTTCGGTTTTATCAAGTTGACTTGAACAAGAATCTGTCACCTACACCCAGTGGGGTTTTCAAATTCAGGGAAACTGCTGTTTAG